The following are encoded together in the Astyanax mexicanus isolate ESR-SI-001 chromosome 8, AstMex3_surface, whole genome shotgun sequence genome:
- the LOC103025969 gene encoding uncharacterized protein LOC103025969 isoform X24 — translation MLISTMDKSAANRSSSEGFLNISQVADLALGSAGGHNTEIIKQIFYCLKEENTLQEFLETLCNKSKTIEPAVRDFMMNQTFGIISAQFSQFSRADWNDWFCIRLVPLLPSLTAEMLKTIVAKVDCGVYQIIVQGLNMAFENMPLSSQKDITLVLVNYLKQSQKLNGSGTPCKSDTNNSNAWLLINFGKFYIHANLVDLQLLNPDLIKNTTQVSYLNISSEALQNADMMKVVFDRLKEGNALKNVQEFLMVLSNVSKTIQINPVVRDFMMNQTFGIISAQFSQFSRADWNDWFCIRLVPLLPSLTAEMLKTIVAKVDCGVYQIIVQGLNMAFENMPLSSQKDITLVLVNYLKQSHKLNGSGTPCKSDTNNSNAWLLINFGKFYIHANLVDLQLLNPDLIKNTTQVSYLNISSEALQNADMMKVVFDHLKEGNALKNVQEFLTALSNVSKTIQINPVVRDFMMNQTFGIISAQFSQFSRADWNDWFCIRLVPLLPSLTADMLKTIVAKVDCGVYQIIVQGLNVAFENMPLSSQKDITLVLVNYLKQSHKLNGSGTPCKSDTSNSNAWLLINFGKFYIHVNLDDLQLLNPDLIKNTTQVSYLNISSEALQNADMMKVVFDRLKEGNALKNVQEFLTVLSNVSKTIQINPVVRDFMMNQTFGIISAQFSQFSRADWNDWFCIRLVPLLPSLTAEMLKTIVAKVNCGIYQIIVQGLNMAFENMPLSSQKDITLVLVNYLKQSQKLNGSGTPCKSDTNNSNAWLLINFGKFYIHVNLDDLQLLNPDLIKNTTQVSYLNISSEALQNADMMKVVFDRLKEGNALKNVQEFLTVLSNVSKTIQINPVVRDFMMNQTFGIISAQFSQFSRADWNDWFCIRLVPLLPSLTAEMLKTIVAKVNCGIYQIIVQGLNMAFENMPLSSQKDITLVLVNYLKQSQKLNGSGTPCKSDTNNSNAWLLINFGKFYIHVNLDDLQLLNPDLIKNTTQVSYLNISSEALQNADMMKVVFHRLKEGNALKNVQDFLTALSNVSKTIQINPAVRDFMMNQTFGIISAQFSQFSRADWNDWFCIRLVPLLPSLTAEMLKTIVAKVDCGVYQIIVQGLNMAFENMPLSSQKDITLVLVNYLKQSQKLNGSGTPCKSDTNNSNAWLLINFGKFYIHANLVDLQLLNPDLIKNTTQVSYLNISSEALQNADMMKVVFDRLKEGNALKNVQDFLSALSDVSKTIQINPVVRDFMMNQTFGIISAQFSQFSRADWNDWFCIRLVPLLPSLTGEMLKTIVAKVDCGVYQIIVKGLNMAFENMPLSSQKNITLVLLNYLKNSWKLSGSDSRCGSDTITSTDWLLANFGKYCVHVSLEDLQSINPEFSKLPSLGLFKESQVYYLNISGSGSSQNTDMIKAVFDQIKEGNALTNLQQFLGAFANSSKTVQLQPALTDLMMNQTFGIISSYFSSFSRAEWDDWFCVKLVPLFPSLTSEMLKTILAKVDCSTYQIIVKGLDMAFDKMSLSKQKDITLVLMNYMKQSQKVSGSGLPCRSDTNTSTAWLLVNFGKFSIHASSDDLQSLSPDFSKVPSLGLYNVSQVYYLNMSSEALQNTDAIKVVFDRLKEGDALKNLQAFLAALANSSKTLQSQPLARDFIMNQTFGIISSRFSNFSRADWNDWFCSKLVPLLPSLTGNMLKSTLTKVDCGVYQIIVKGLNMTYENMSGSKQKEITLALVNYLKDMQKINSSGIPCSSTTNTYTDWVLANFGKYSTSVSQEDLQLLNKGFFKMT, via the exons ATGTTAATCTCCACAATGGATAAAAGTGCAGCTAATAGATCTTCATCAGAGGGATTTTTGAATATATCTCAAGTAGCTGATCTAGCCTTGGGTTCTGCAGGAGGACACAACACAGAAATCATCAAGCAAATATTTTATTGTCTGAAGGAAGAAAATACTTTGCAAGAATTCTTGGAAACTCTGTGCAATAAATCAAAG ACTATAGAACCTGCGGTGAGGGACTTCATGATGAATCAGACATTTGGTATAATCAGTGCTCAGTTCTCCCAGTTCTCCAGAGCTGATTGGAATGACTGGTTTTGTATCAGACTGGTTCCTCTCCTCCCCAGTCTGACTGCAGAGATGCTAAAAACTATAGTAGCAAAGGTCGACTGTGGCGTTTACCAAATAAT AGTTCAAGGCTTGAACATGGCATTTGAGAACATGCCTTTGAGTTCTCAGAAGGACATCACGCTTGTTCTGGTGAATTACCTGAAGCAGTCTCAGAAACTCAATGGTTCAG GCACACCTTGCAAATCGGACACTAATAATTCCAATGCTTGGCTTTTGATCAACTTCGGCAAATTCTACATCCATGCTAATCTGGTTGATCTGCAGCTGCTCAATCCTGATTTGATTAAG AATACGACCCAAGTCTCTTATCTGAACATCAGTTCTGAAGCACTTCAGAATGCAGATATGATGAAAGTGGTTTTTGATCGTCTGAAGGAAGGCAATGCTTTGAAGAACGTTCAAGAGTTCCTGATGGTTCTTTCTAACGTCTCAAAG ACGATACAAATAAATCCTGTGGTGAGGGACTTCATGATGAATCAGACATTTGGTATAATCAGTGCTCAGTTCTCCCAGTTCTCCAGAGCTGATTGGAATGACTGGTTTTGTATCAGACTGGTTCCTCTCCTCCCCAGTCTGACTGCAGAGATGCTAAAAACCATAGTAGCAAAGGTCGACTGTGGCGTTTACCAAATAAT AGTTCAAGGCTTGAACATGGCATTTGAGAACATGCCTTTGAGTTCTCAGAAGGACATCACGCTTGTTCTGGTGAATTACCTGAAGCAGTCTCATAAACTCAATGGTTCAG GCACACCTTGCAAATCGGACACTAATAATTCCAATGCTTGGCTTTTGATCAACTTCGGCAAATTCTACATCCATGCTAATCTGGTTGATCTACAGCTGCTCAATCCTGATTTGATTAAG AATACGACCCAAGTCTCTTATCTGAACATCAGTTCTGAAGCACTTCAGAACGCAGATATGATGAAAGTGGTTTTTGACCATCTGAAGGAAGGCAATGCTTTGAAGAACGTTCAAGAGTTCCTTACGGCTCTTTCTAACGTCTCAAAG ACGATACAAATAAATCCTGTGGTGAGGGACTTCATGATGAATCAGACATTTGGTATAATCAGTGCTCAGTTCTCCCAGTTCTCCAGAGCTGATTGGAATGACTGGTTTTGTATCAGACTGGTTCCTCTCCTCCCCAGTCTGACTGCAGATATGCTAAAAACCATAGTAGCAAAGGTCGACTGTGGAGTTTACCAAATAAT AGTTCAAGGCTTGAACGTGGCATTTGAGAACATGCCTTTGAGTTCTCAGAAGGACATCACGCTTGTTCTGGTGAATTACCTGAAGCAGTCTCATAAACTCAATGGTTCAG GCACACCTTGTAAATCGGACACTAGTAATTCCAATGCTTGGCTTTTGATCAACTTCGGCAAATTCTACATCCATGTCAATCTGGATGATCTGCAGCTGCTCAATCCTGATTTGATTAAG AATACGACCCAAGTCTCTTATCTGAACATCAGTTCTGAAGCACTTCAGAATGCAGATATGATGAAAGTGGTTTTTGACCGTCTGAAGGAAGGCAATGCTTTGAAGAACGTTCAAGAGTTCCTGACGGTTCTTTCTAACGTCTCAAAG ACGATACAAATAAATCCTGTGGTGAGGGACTTCATGATGAATCAGACATTTGGTATAATCAGTGCTCAGTTCTCCCAGTTCTCCAGAGCTGATTGGAATGACTGGTTTTGTATCAGACTGGTTCCTCTCCTCCCCAGTCTGACTGCAGAGATGCTAAAAACCATAGTAGCAAAGGTCAACTGTGGCATTTACCAAATAAT AGTTCAAGGCTTGAACATGGCATTTGAGAACATGCCTTTGAGTTCTCAGAAGGACATCACCCTTGTTCTGGTGAATTACCTGAAGCAGTCTCAGAAACTCAATGGTTCAG GCACACCTTGCAAATCGGACACTAATAATTCCAATGCTTGGCTTTTGATCAACTTCGGCAAATTCTACATCCATGTCAATCTGGATGATCTGCAGCTGCTCAATCCTGATTTGATTAAG AATACGACCCAAGTCTCTTATCTGAACATCAGTTCTGAAGCACTTCAGAACGCAGATATGATGAAAGTGGTTTTTGACCGTCTGAAGGAAGGCAATGCTTTGAAGAACGTTCAAGAGTTCCTGACGGTTCTTTCTAACGTCTCAAAG ACGATACAAATAAATCCTGTGGTGAGGGACTTCATGATGAATCAGACATTTGGTATAATCAGTGCTCAGTTCTCCCAGTTCTCCAGAGCTGATTGGAATGACTGGTTTTGTATCAGACTGGTTCCTCTCCTCCCCAGTCTGACTGCAGAGATGCTAAAAACCATAGTAGCAAAGGTCAACTGTGGCATTTACCAAATAAT AGTTCAAGGCTTGAACATGGCATTTGAGAACATGCCTTTGAGTTCTCAGAAGGACATCACGCTTGTTCTGGTGAATTACCTGAAGCAGTCTCAGAAACTCAATGGTTCAG GCACACCTTGCAAATCGGACACTAATAATTCCAATGCTTGGCTTTTGATCAACTTCGGCAAATTCTACATCCATGTCAATCTGGATGATCTGCAGCTGCTCAATCCTGATTTGATTAAG AATACGACCCAAGTCTCTTATCTGAACATCAGTTCTGAAGCACTTCAGAACGCAGATATGATGAAAGTGGTTTTTCACCGTCTGAAGGAAGGCAATGCTTTGAAGAACGTTCAAGATTTCCTGACGGCTCTTTCTAACGTCTCAAAG ACGATACAAATAAATCCTGCGGTGAGGGACTTCATGATGAATCAGACATTTGGTATAATCAGTGCTCAGTTCTCCCAGTTCTCCAGAGCTGATTGGAATGACTGGTTTTGTATCAGACTGGTTCCTCTCCTCCCCAGTCTGACTGCAGAGATGCTAAAAACCATAGTAGCAAAGGTCGACTGTGGCGTTTACCAAATAAT AGTTCAAGGCTTGAACATGGCATTTGAGAACATGCCTTTGAGTTCTCAGAAGGACATCACCCTTGTTCTGGTGAATTACCTGAAGCAGTCTCAGAAACTCAATGGTTCAG GCACACCTTGCAAATCAGACACTAATAATTCCAATGCTTGGCTTTTGATCAACTTTGGCAAATTCTACATCCATGCTAATCTGGTTGATCTACAGCTGCTCAATCCTGATTTGATTAAG AATACGACCCAAGTCTCTTATCTGAACATCAGTTCTGAAGCACTTCAGAACGCAGATATGATGAAAGTGGTTTTTGATCGTCTGAAGGAAGGCAATGCTTTGAAGAATGTTCAAGATTTCCTGTCGGCTCTTTCTGACGTCTCAAAG ACGATACAAATAAATCCTGTGGTGAGGGACTTCATGATGAATCAGACATTTGGTATAATCAGTGCTCAGTTCTCCCAGTTCTCCAGAGCTGATTGGAATGACTGGTTTTGTATCAGACTGGTTCCTCTACTCCCCAGTCTGACTGGAGAGATGTTAAAAACCATAGTAGCGAAGGTCGACTGTGGAGTTTACCAAATAAT TGTTAAAGGCTTGAACATGGCATTTGAGAACATGCCTTTGAGTTCTCAGAAGAACATCACACTTGTTTTGTTGAATTACCTGAAGAATTCCTGGAAACTCAGTGGTTCAG ACTCACGTTGTGGATCTGACACCATTACCTCCACGGATTGGCTTTTGGCAAACTTTGGCAAATACTGTGTCCATGTAAGTTTGGAAGATCTACAGTCAATCAATCCTGAGTTTTCTAAG CTTCCATCGCTGGGACTGTTCAAGGAGTCTCAGGTCTACTACCTGAACATAAGTGGATCTGGATCCAGTCAGAACACAGATATGATCAAAGCTGTTTTTGACCAGATAAAGGAAGGCAATGCTTTGACAAATCTTCAGCAGTTTTTGGGGGCTTTTGCAAATAGCTCAAAG ACAGTACAACTGCAACCTGCGCTGACTGACTTAATGATGAATCAGACGTTTGGCATAATCAGCAGTTATTTCTCAAGCTTTTCCAGAGCTGAGTGGGATGACTGGTTTTGTGTTAAACTGGTTCCTCTTTTCCCCAGTTTGACTTCAGAAATGCTAAAAACAATATTAGCAAAGGTCGACTGCAGCACTTACCAAATAAT TGTTAAAGGGCTGGACATGGCTTTTGACAAAATGTCTCTGAGTAAACAGAAGGACATCACACTAGTTTTGATGAATTACATGAAACAGTCTCAGAAAGTCAGTGGATCAg gctTACCCTGTAGATCCGATACCAATACTTCCACTGCCTGGCTTTTGGTAAACTTTGGCAAATTCTCTATCCATGCAAGTTCGGACGATCTGCAGTCACTCAGTCCTGATTTTTCTAAG GTTCCATCACTGGGATTATATAATGTGTCTCAAGTCTATTATCTGAACATGAGTTCTGAAGCACTTCAAAACACAGATGCGATAAAAGTGGTTTTTGACCGTTTGAAGGAAGGTGATGCTTTGAAGAATCTTCAAGCGTTTTTGGCGGCTCTTGCTAACAGCTCAAAG ACTTTACAATCACAACCCTTGGCGAGGGACTTCATAATGAATCAGACATTTGGCATAATCAGCAGTCGATTCTCCAACTTCTCAAGAGCTGATTGGAATGACTGGTTTTGTAGTAAACTGGTTCCTCTCCTCCCCAGTCTGACTGGAAATATGTTAAAATCTACATTAACAAAGGTCGACTGTGGCGTTTACCAAATAAT TGTTAAAGGACTGAACATGACATATGAGAACATGAGTGGGAGTAAACAGAAGGAAATCACACTTGCTTTGGTGAATTACCTGAAGGACATGCAGAAAATCAATAGTTCAG GTATACCTTGCAGCTCCACCACTAACACTTACACTGACTGGGTTTTAGCCAACTTTGGCAAATACTCCACCAGTGTGAGTCAGGAAGATCTGCAGTTGCTTAATAAAGGTTTCTTTAAG atGACATAA
- the LOC103025969 gene encoding uncharacterized protein LOC103025969 isoform X29 gives MLISTMDKSAANRSSSEGFLNISQVADLALGSAGGHNTEIIKQIFYCLKEENTLQEFLETLCNKSKTIEPAVRDFMMNQTFGIISAQFSQFSRADWNDWFCIRLVPLLPSLTAEMLKTIVAKVDCGVYQIIVQGLNMAFENMPLSSQKDITLVLVNYLKQSQKLNGSGTPCKSDTNNSNAWLLINFGKFYIHANLVDLQLLNPDLIKNTTQVSYLNISSEALQNADMMKVVFDRLKEGNALKNVQEFLMVLSNVSKTIQINPVVRDFMMNQTFGIISAQFSQFSRADWNDWFCIRLVPLLPSLTAEMLKTIVAKVDCGVYQIIVQGLNMAFENMPLSSQKDITLVLVNYLKQSHKLNGSGTPCKSDTNNSNAWLLINFGKFYIHANLVDLQLLNPDLIKNTTQVSYLNISSEALQNADMMKVVFDHLKEGNALKNVQEFLTALSNVSKTIQINPVVRDFMMNQTFGIISAQFSQFSRADWNDWFCIRLVPLLPSLTADMLKTIVAKVDCGVYQIIVQGLNMAFENMPLSSQKDITLVLVNYLKQSQKLNGSGTPCKSDTNNSNAWLLINFGKFYIHVNLDDLQLLNPDLIKNTTQVSYLNISSEALQNADMMKVVFDRLKEGNALKNVQEFLTALSNVSKTIQINPVVRDFMMNQTFGIISAQFSQFSRADWNDWFCIRLVPLLPSLTADMLKTIVAKVDCGVYQIIVQGLNMAFENMPLSSQKDITLVLVNYLKQSQKLNGSGTPCKSDTNNSNAWLLINFGKFYIHVNLVDLQLLNPDLIKNTTQVSYLNISSEALQNADMMKVVFHRLKEGNALKNVQDFLTALSNVSKTIQINPAVRDFMMNQTFGIISAQFSQFSRADWNDWFCIRLVPLLPSLTAEMLKTIVAKVDCGVYQIIVQGLNMAFENMPLSSQKDITLVLVNYLKQSQKLNGSGTPCKSDTNNSNAWLLINFGKFYIHANLVDLQLLNPDLIKNTTQVSYLNISSEALQNADMMKVVFDRLKEGNALKNVQDFLSALSDVSKTIQINPVVRDFMMNQTFGIISAQFSQFSRADWNDWFCIRLVPLLPSLTGEMLKTIVAKVDCGVYQIIVKGLNMAFENMPLSSQKNITLVLLNYLKNSWKLSGSDSRCGSDTITSTDWLLANFGKYCVHVSLEDLQSINPEFSKLPSLGLFKESQVYYLNISGSGSSQNTDMIKAVFDQIKEGNALTNLQQFLGAFANSSKTVQLQPALTDLMMNQTFGIISSYFSSFSRAEWDDWFCVKLVPLFPSLTSEMLKTILAKVDCSTYQIIVKGLDMAFDKMSLSKQKDITLVLMNYMKQSQKVSGSGLPCRSDTNTSTAWLLVNFGKFSIHASSDDLQSLSPDFSKVPSLGLYNVSQVYYLNMSSEALQNTDAIKVVFDRLKEGDALKNLQAFLAALANSSKTLQSQPLARDFIMNQTFGIISSRFSNFSRADWNDWFCSKLVPLLPSLTGNMLKSTLTKVDCGVYQIIVKGLNMTYENMSGSKQKEITLALVNYLKDMQKINSSGIPCSSTTNTYTDWVLANFGKYSTSVSQEDLQLLNKGFFKMT, from the exons ATGTTAATCTCCACAATGGATAAAAGTGCAGCTAATAGATCTTCATCAGAGGGATTTTTGAATATATCTCAAGTAGCTGATCTAGCCTTGGGTTCTGCAGGAGGACACAACACAGAAATCATCAAGCAAATATTTTATTGTCTGAAGGAAGAAAATACTTTGCAAGAATTCTTGGAAACTCTGTGCAATAAATCAAAG ACTATAGAACCTGCGGTGAGGGACTTCATGATGAATCAGACATTTGGTATAATCAGTGCTCAGTTCTCCCAGTTCTCCAGAGCTGATTGGAATGACTGGTTTTGTATCAGACTGGTTCCTCTCCTCCCCAGTCTGACTGCAGAGATGCTAAAAACTATAGTAGCAAAGGTCGACTGTGGCGTTTACCAAATAAT AGTTCAAGGCTTGAACATGGCATTTGAGAACATGCCTTTGAGTTCTCAGAAGGACATCACGCTTGTTCTGGTGAATTACCTGAAGCAGTCTCAGAAACTCAATGGTTCAG GCACACCTTGCAAATCGGACACTAATAATTCCAATGCTTGGCTTTTGATCAACTTCGGCAAATTCTACATCCATGCTAATCTGGTTGATCTGCAGCTGCTCAATCCTGATTTGATTAAG AATACGACCCAAGTCTCTTATCTGAACATCAGTTCTGAAGCACTTCAGAATGCAGATATGATGAAAGTGGTTTTTGATCGTCTGAAGGAAGGCAATGCTTTGAAGAACGTTCAAGAGTTCCTGATGGTTCTTTCTAACGTCTCAAAG ACGATACAAATAAATCCTGTGGTGAGGGACTTCATGATGAATCAGACATTTGGTATAATCAGTGCTCAGTTCTCCCAGTTCTCCAGAGCTGATTGGAATGACTGGTTTTGTATCAGACTGGTTCCTCTCCTCCCCAGTCTGACTGCAGAGATGCTAAAAACCATAGTAGCAAAGGTCGACTGTGGCGTTTACCAAATAAT AGTTCAAGGCTTGAACATGGCATTTGAGAACATGCCTTTGAGTTCTCAGAAGGACATCACGCTTGTTCTGGTGAATTACCTGAAGCAGTCTCATAAACTCAATGGTTCAG GCACACCTTGCAAATCGGACACTAATAATTCCAATGCTTGGCTTTTGATCAACTTCGGCAAATTCTACATCCATGCTAATCTGGTTGATCTACAGCTGCTCAATCCTGATTTGATTAAG AATACGACCCAAGTCTCTTATCTGAACATCAGTTCTGAAGCACTTCAGAACGCAGATATGATGAAAGTGGTTTTTGACCATCTGAAGGAAGGCAATGCTTTGAAGAACGTTCAAGAGTTCCTTACGGCTCTTTCTAACGTCTCAAAG ACGATACAAATAAATCCTGTGGTGAGGGACTTCATGATGAATCAGACATTTGGTATAATCAGTGCTCAGTTCTCCCAGTTCTCCAGAGCTGATTGGAATGACTGGTTTTGTATCAGACTGGTTCCTCTCCTCCCCAGTCTGACTGCAGATATGCTAAAAACCATAGTAGCAAAGGTCGACTGTGGAGTTTACCAAATAAT AGTTCAAGGCTTGAACATGGCATTTGAGAACATGCCTTTGAGTTCTCAGAAGGACATCACGCTTGTTCTGGTGAATTACCTGAAGCAGTCTCAGAAACTCAATGGTTCAG GCACACCTTGCAAATCGGACACTAATAATTCCAATGCTTGGCTTTTGATCAACTTCGGCAAATTCTACATCCATGTCAATCTGGATGATCTGCAGCTGCTCAATCCTGATTTGATTAAG AATACGACCCAAGTCTCTTATCTGAACATCAGTTCTGAAGCACTTCAGAACGCAGATATGATGAAAGTGGTTTTTGACCGTCTGAAGGAAGGCAATGCTTTGAAGAACGTTCAAGAGTTCCTGACGGCTCTTTCTAACGTCTCAAAG ACGATACAAATAAATCCTGTGGTGAGGGACTTCATGATGAATCAGACATTTGGTATAATCAGTGCTCAGTTCTCCCAGTTCTCCAGAGCTGATTGGAATGACTGGTTTTGTATCAGACTGGTTCCTCTCCTCCCCAGTCTGACTGCAGATATGCTAAAAACCATAGTAGCAAAGGTCGACTGTGGCGTTTACCAAATAAT AGTTCAAGGCTTGAACATGGCATTTGAGAACATGCCTTTGAGTTCTCAGAAGGACATCACCCTTGTTCTGGTGAATTACCTGAAGCAGTCTCAGAAACTCAATGGTTCAG GCACACCTTGCAAATCGGACACTAATAATTCCAATGCTTGGCTTTTGATCAACTTCGGCAAATTCTACATCCATGTTAATCTGGTTGATCTACAGCTGCTCAATCCTGATTTGATTAAG AATACGACCCAAGTCTCTTATCTGAACATCAGTTCTGAAGCACTTCAGAACGCAGATATGATGAAAGTGGTTTTTCACCGTCTGAAGGAAGGCAATGCTTTGAAGAACGTTCAAGATTTCCTGACGGCTCTTTCTAACGTCTCAAAG ACGATACAAATAAATCCTGCGGTGAGGGACTTCATGATGAATCAGACATTTGGTATAATCAGTGCTCAGTTCTCCCAGTTCTCCAGAGCTGATTGGAATGACTGGTTTTGTATCAGACTGGTTCCTCTCCTCCCCAGTCTGACTGCAGAGATGCTAAAAACCATAGTAGCAAAGGTCGACTGTGGCGTTTACCAAATAAT AGTTCAAGGCTTGAACATGGCATTTGAGAACATGCCTTTGAGTTCTCAGAAGGACATCACCCTTGTTCTGGTGAATTACCTGAAGCAGTCTCAGAAACTCAATGGTTCAG GCACACCTTGCAAATCAGACACTAATAATTCCAATGCTTGGCTTTTGATCAACTTTGGCAAATTCTACATCCATGCTAATCTGGTTGATCTACAGCTGCTCAATCCTGATTTGATTAAG AATACGACCCAAGTCTCTTATCTGAACATCAGTTCTGAAGCACTTCAGAACGCAGATATGATGAAAGTGGTTTTTGATCGTCTGAAGGAAGGCAATGCTTTGAAGAATGTTCAAGATTTCCTGTCGGCTCTTTCTGACGTCTCAAAG ACGATACAAATAAATCCTGTGGTGAGGGACTTCATGATGAATCAGACATTTGGTATAATCAGTGCTCAGTTCTCCCAGTTCTCCAGAGCTGATTGGAATGACTGGTTTTGTATCAGACTGGTTCCTCTACTCCCCAGTCTGACTGGAGAGATGTTAAAAACCATAGTAGCGAAGGTCGACTGTGGAGTTTACCAAATAAT TGTTAAAGGCTTGAACATGGCATTTGAGAACATGCCTTTGAGTTCTCAGAAGAACATCACACTTGTTTTGTTGAATTACCTGAAGAATTCCTGGAAACTCAGTGGTTCAG ACTCACGTTGTGGATCTGACACCATTACCTCCACGGATTGGCTTTTGGCAAACTTTGGCAAATACTGTGTCCATGTAAGTTTGGAAGATCTACAGTCAATCAATCCTGAGTTTTCTAAG CTTCCATCGCTGGGACTGTTCAAGGAGTCTCAGGTCTACTACCTGAACATAAGTGGATCTGGATCCAGTCAGAACACAGATATGATCAAAGCTGTTTTTGACCAGATAAAGGAAGGCAATGCTTTGACAAATCTTCAGCAGTTTTTGGGGGCTTTTGCAAATAGCTCAAAG ACAGTACAACTGCAACCTGCGCTGACTGACTTAATGATGAATCAGACGTTTGGCATAATCAGCAGTTATTTCTCAAGCTTTTCCAGAGCTGAGTGGGATGACTGGTTTTGTGTTAAACTGGTTCCTCTTTTCCCCAGTTTGACTTCAGAAATGCTAAAAACAATATTAGCAAAGGTCGACTGCAGCACTTACCAAATAAT TGTTAAAGGGCTGGACATGGCTTTTGACAAAATGTCTCTGAGTAAACAGAAGGACATCACACTAGTTTTGATGAATTACATGAAACAGTCTCAGAAAGTCAGTGGATCAg gctTACCCTGTAGATCCGATACCAATACTTCCACTGCCTGGCTTTTGGTAAACTTTGGCAAATTCTCTATCCATGCAAGTTCGGACGATCTGCAGTCACTCAGTCCTGATTTTTCTAAG GTTCCATCACTGGGATTATATAATGTGTCTCAAGTCTATTATCTGAACATGAGTTCTGAAGCACTTCAAAACACAGATGCGATAAAAGTGGTTTTTGACCGTTTGAAGGAAGGTGATGCTTTGAAGAATCTTCAAGCGTTTTTGGCGGCTCTTGCTAACAGCTCAAAG ACTTTACAATCACAACCCTTGGCGAGGGACTTCATAATGAATCAGACATTTGGCATAATCAGCAGTCGATTCTCCAACTTCTCAAGAGCTGATTGGAATGACTGGTTTTGTAGTAAACTGGTTCCTCTCCTCCCCAGTCTGACTGGAAATATGTTAAAATCTACATTAACAAAGGTCGACTGTGGCGTTTACCAAATAAT TGTTAAAGGACTGAACATGACATATGAGAACATGAGTGGGAGTAAACAGAAGGAAATCACACTTGCTTTGGTGAATTACCTGAAGGACATGCAGAAAATCAATAGTTCAG GTATACCTTGCAGCTCCACCACTAACACTTACACTGACTGGGTTTTAGCCAACTTTGGCAAATACTCCACCAGTGTGAGTCAGGAAGATCTGCAGTTGCTTAATAAAGGTTTCTTTAAG atGACATAA